Proteins encoded within one genomic window of Diorhabda sublineata isolate icDioSubl1.1 chromosome 1, icDioSubl1.1, whole genome shotgun sequence:
- the LOC130447753 gene encoding biogenesis of lysosome-related organelles complex 1 subunit 2 → MAEEDDRQEVTDSPIRGPTLSTSTSSFEALDPHDPNLSQLANTMFSKTSEYLYGELTSTLDDYRLLENMNRAVITKYSDMRNLSVNVKKSMNELNEKYSSIIPLLQQIDQIEASVVKLEQAAYKLDAYSKRLEAKFKSLEKR, encoded by the exons atggcAGAAGAAGATGATCGTCAAGAAGTAACCGATTCACCAATAAGAG gTCCAACATTATCAACTTCTACGTCTAGTTTTGAGGCTTTAGATCCCCACGATCCCAATTTGAGTCAATTAGCTAATACAATGTTCAGTAAAACATCTGAATATTTATACGGTGAATTAACTTCGACGTTAGACGATTATAGATTATTAGAAAACATGAATCGAGCTGTTATTACCAAATATTCAGATATGAGAAACCTTTCTGTTAACGTTAAGAAAAGTATGAATGAATTAAACGAAAAAT ATAGTTCTATAATTCCTTTGTTGCAACAGATAGATCAAATCGAAGCTAGCGTGGTTAAATTAGAACAAGCCGCATATAAATTGGACGCGTATTCAAAAAGACTCGAAGCAAAGTTCAAAAGCTTGGAGAAACGATGA
- the LOC130447745 gene encoding solute carrier family 12 member 9, giving the protein MWQFRKCSDSNRTKLIFVLCFLLQQPVNKCQKSKYVNNHIVRFVSHLLFTNKDQISTYRGSVLIYTISHLKTIKMLAPEVGSTNNEIGSGSHSSFIRKISGIFNRDEETSRINSGVGYVEFGTFSEESTTRTLGTFAGVFSPVTLSMFSALIFLRMGYIVGNAGLLVTLTQFLIAYAILVSTVMSVCAISTNGAVEGGGAYFMISRTLGPEFGGSIGTLFFFANIVSSALYISGCVEGIIENFGPSGSLVTDMIPGGRWHGFLYGSILNVMNLLICLIGASMFAKTAVFILIMVCSCLSITIFSFFYEGFLEVPIPNSNKILHNNTDLEIYRNYTGLSQITFKNNLLPGYGVDYTSTGELVTFATVFGVLFSGVTGIMAGANMSGELKNPAKSIPKGTLSAVGFTFIVYILISLLTSATCTRELLQNDYIYMAGVSAFPPSVAIGLITATWSAALSNVIGASRVLEALAKDKIFGPILNFVPRGTWKGNPVAAVVVSAVLVQFILLIGSLNIIAQLNSVLFLLSYLATNMACLGLELAGAPNFRPTFMFFTWYTALFAFLGTIVMMFVISPIYAACSILLCLILVVGLHLYSPSKEAQWGSISQALMFHQVRKYLLLLDSRKDHVKFWRPQVLLLVNSPRSCCPLIDFINDLKKGGLYVIGHVETDEDINDRNPDPILGQLAHWLTLIDHLKVKAFVELTAAKTVREGLRHLMRLSGMGAMKPNTVIFGFLDDEEQHDFLQSVDSSYLNHDFENDVFPLKTQSNLQPREYVLMMRDVLRMNKNLCLCRNFVKLKKDNRSVRSKRYIDVWPVNFLNPGEQDCFDTISLFMMQLACIVNMVPLWKKLKLRLCICDETRTSYFAFNSSIQSHSEKLETLLKNLRIEAELFHVEAWRNVIEANGIEKELYAKSVNDLILQQTSETAVTFIYLPSPPLDDDKLISFYNNLEIFSRNLPPTIFVHGVNTVTSTTL; this is encoded by the exons ATGTGGCAGTTCAGAAAATGTTCTGATTCTAATCGAACAAAGCTaatatttgttttgtgttttcTCCTACAACAACCAGttaataaatgtcaaaaaagtaaatatgtaaataatcaCATTGTAAGGTTTGTGAGTCacttattatttacaaataaagatCAAATTTCTACATATAGAGGAAGTGtattaatttatacaattagtcatttgaaaacgataaaaatgcTTGCTCCAGAAGTTGGATCAACAAACAATGAAATCGGATCGGGAAGCCACAGtagttttataagaaaaatatcag GTATATTTAATAGAGATGAGGAAACTTCTCGTATTAACAGCGGGGTTGGGTATGTGGAATTTGGTACATTTTCCGAAGAATCCACGACAAGAACCTTGGGAACATTTGCTGGGGTATTTTCCCCAGTTACGTTATCCATGTTTTCCGCGCTCATTTTCCTCCGAATGG gTTATATCGTCGGTAATGCTGGATTATTAGTGACTTTAACGCAATTTCTAATAGCTTACGCCATATTAGTGTCTACGGTAATGTCTGTATGCGCTATTTCTACAAATGGGGCGGTAGAAGGAGGCGGTGCTTATT TTATGATCAGTAGAACTCTGGGTCCTGAATTTGGTGGCTCAATtggtactttatttttttttgccaACATTGTTAGTAGTGCTCTCTATATTTCCGGGTGCGTCGAAGGTATCATTGAAAATTTCGGTCCTTCCG gaTCTCTAGTAACCGACATGATACCCGGTGGTAGATGGCACGGGTTTTTATACGGTAGCATACTAAAcgtaatgaatttattaatttgtctCATAGGGGCTTCTATGTTCGCCAAAACGGcggtatttatattaataatggTTTGCAGTTGTTTGAGTATAACgatattcagttttttctacGAGGGTTTCTTGGAG gTACCGATACCGAATTCGAATAAAATCCTTCACAATAACACCGATTTAGAAATATACAGAAATTATACGGGGCTTTCGCaaattactttcaaaaataatcttCTACCAGGATACGGCGTCGATTACACGTCAACCGGCGAGTTAGTCACCTTCGCTACGGTATTCGGAGTTTTATTTTCAGGCGTAACCGGAATTATGGCCGGGGCTAATATGAGCGGCGAACTCAAAAACCCCGCTAAATCCATACCGAAGGGGACGTTATCGGCGGTCGGTTTCACTTTTATCGTTTATATATTGATATCGTTGTTAACTTCGGCGACATGTACGAGGGAATTATTGCAAAACGATTATATATACATGGCTGGTGTTAGCGCCTTTCCGCCTAGCGTCGCCATAGGACTCATAACCGCCACGTGGTCGGCGGCTTTGAGCAACGTAATAGGAGCTTCCAGGGTATTAGAAGCTCTAGCTAAAGATAAAATTTTCG gtCCAATTTTAAATTTCGTACCTAGGGGTACATGGAAGGGTAATCCTGTAGCGGCGGTCGTTGTTTCGGCTGTTCtagttcaatttattttattgatcgGTTCTTTGAATATTATAGCCCAGTTAAATTCGGTGTTATTTTTGTTGAGTTATTTGGCTACGAATATGGCGTGTTTGGGATTGGAATTGGCGGGCGCTCCTAATTTTCGTCCAACTTTCATGTTTTTCACTTGGTACACGGCGTTATTCGCTTTCCTCGGTACGATCGTGATGATGTTCGTAATCAGTCCGATATACGCGGCTTGCAGTATTCTGTTATGTTTGATTTTGGTGGTCGGGTTGCATTTGTATTCCCCCTCGAAGGAGGCTCAATGGGGTAGTATATCGCAAGCTCTGATGTTTCATCAGGTTAGGAAGTATCTTTTGCTTTTGGATTCCCGGAAGGATCACGTGAAATTTTGGCGTCCTCAAGTACTTTTGTTGGTGAATAGTCCGAGATCTTGTTGTCctttaatcgattttattaacGATTTAAAAAAGGGTGGGTTGTACGTTATCGGTCACGTGGAAACCGATGAGGATATTAACGATCGAAATCCCGATCCGATTTTGGGCCAACTCGCCCATTGGTTGACGCTGATCGATCACTTGAAG gTGAAAGCGTTCGTCGAACTAACGGCGGCCAAGACGGTCAGAGAGGGGCTTCGACATTTGATGAGGCTATCCGGAATGGGCGCTATGAAACCCAATACGGTTATTTTCGGATTTTTAGACGACGAGGAACAACACGATTTCCTTCAAAG tgtcGATTCTTCGTATCTGAATCACGATTTCGAAAATGACGTTTTCCCTTTGAAGACGCAAAGCAATTTACAGCCTCGCGAGTACGTTCTAATGATGAGAGACGTTTTGAggatgaataaaaatttgtgtttgTGCAGGAATTTCGTCAAATTGAAGAAGGATAACAGAAG TGTTAGGAGCAAAAGATACATCGACGTATGGCCCGTAAACTTCTTAAATCCCGGAGAACAAGATTGCTTCGACACCATTTCTCTTTTCATGATGCAGCTAGCTTGCATAGTAAATATGGTACcgttatggaaaaaattgaagctGAG GTTATGTATTTGTGACGAAACCAGAACGAGTTATTTCGCTTTTAATTCGTCGATTCAAAGCCATTCCGAAAAACTGGAAACTCTTTTGAAAAATCTGAGGATCGAAGCGGAATTATTTCATGTTGAAGCATGGAGAAACGTCATAGAAGCGAACGGTATTGAGAAAGAACTTTACGCGAAGAG tgttAACGATTTGATTCTTCAACAGACTTCGGAAACCGCTGtgacttttatttatttaccgtCTCCCCCTTTGGACGatgataaattaatttctttttataataatttggaaatattttctagaaatCTACCCCCGACTATATTCGTACATGGTGTCAATACTGTTACTTCAACAACTTtatag
- the LOC130448336 gene encoding 60S ribosomal protein L13, producing MAPKRNNMIPNGHFHKDWQRFVKTWFNQPARKIRRRTNRINKARAIAPRPAAGPLRPVVRCPSVRYHTKVRAGRGFTLQELKAAGLNPRFARTIGISVDHRRRNKSVESIQLNAQRLKEYKSKLILFPIHNKKKLRAGEATEEERKVASQLQGEVLPIRQPGIKTKARVLSEEEKKFEAYVTLRKARADARLVGIRAKRIKDAAENPDDVTKAAPGKEKKSKK from the exons ATGGCACCTAAACGTAATAATATGATTCCGAATGGCCATTTCCACAAGGATTGGCAACGATTTGTTAAAACTTGGTTCAATCAACCAGCTCGTAAGATTAGACGAAGAACGAATCGTATAAATAAGGCTCGTGCCATTGCACCCAGACCTGCTGCTGGACCTCTAAGGCCTGTGGTAAGATGCCCATCTGTCAGATACCACACTAAAGTACGCGCAGGACGTGGATTTACTCTCCAAGAATTGAAAGCAGCTGGACTTAACCCCAGATTTGCAAGGACTATAG GTATTTCTGTCGACCACAGACGTAGAAATAAATCAGTGGAATCGATCCAATTAAACGCCCAACGTCTTAAAGAATACAAATCTAAATTGATTTTGTTCCCCATTCACAACAAGAAGAAACTTCGTGCTGGAGAAGCGACTGAAGAAGAACGTAAAGTAGCTTCACAATTACAGGGTGAAGTACTTCCAATCAGACAACCGGGTATTAAAACTAAAGCTAGAGTACTGTctgaagaagaaaagaaattcGAAGCCTACGTGACTTTGAGAAAGGCGCGTGCTGATGCTCGTCTCGTTGGTATTCGTGCTAAGAGGATCAAGGACGCCGCGGAGAATCCTGACGATGTGACTAAAGCCGCGCCGGGGAAAGAAAAGAAGTCCAAAAAGTGA
- the LOC130452600 gene encoding alpha-methylacyl-CoA racemase produces the protein MALKGLNVLEFSGLLPVPYCGMVLAEFGASVIRLDKIGSNTNLDCLGNGKKSISVNIKHPEGYKVIKSLSQQVDILIEPFRKGVMEKLGLGPDVLMKDNPKLIYARLTGYGQTGDFSKNAGHDINYVALSGLLSLFGRYGDNPLPPVNVLADIGGGGIACTLGILLALIERSKSGKGQIVDCNMVEGTAYLGTWLYRGKNTLPIWGQERGKNVLDSGTHFYEVYKTKDGKYMSVGALEPQFYDQLIAGLGLNIEETPQYGDFDKMKKIFKRKFSEKTRDEWCAIFDSTDACVAPVLTLEEAPQHPHNVQQKTFTKTKDFYSPNPHPKLNRTPGVSLSNEPLPQIGQHTKEILINLGYSSEKIEELENEGVVKCNKHSKL, from the exons atggcTTTAAAGGGGTTAAACGTGCTAGAATTTTCCGGGTTATTACCAGTTCCTTATTGCGGAATGGTACTTGCAGAATTTGGGGCATCTGTAATCCGTTTAGATAAg attGGATCAAATACAAATTTAGATTGTTTAGGAAACGGTAAAAAATCGATAAGTGTTAACATTAAACATCCTGAAGGTTATAAAGTGATTAAATCGTTATCTCAACAAGTCGATATCCTTATAGAACCTTTTCGAAAAGGCGTCATGGAGAAACTAGGTTTAGGACCGGATGTATTAATGAAAGACAATCCTAAATTAATTTATGCAAGATTAACAg gCTATGGTCAAACGGGTGATTTTAGTAAAAATGCCGGTCATGATATAAATTACGTCGCACTTTCTGGTTTACTTTCTTTATTTGGAAGGTATGGAGACAATCCATTACCTCCTGTAAACGTTTTAGCCGATATTGGAG GTGGAGGTATAGCTTGTACCTTAGGGATACTTCTAGCTCTAATAGAAAGAAGTAAATCTGGTAAAGGGCAAATAGTTGATTGTAATATGGTAGAAGGTACAGCGTATTTGGGTACTTGGTTATATAGGGGAAAAAATACTCTACCAATATGGGGACAAGAACGAGGAAAAAACGTTTTAGATAGCGGTACTCATTTTTACGAAGTATACAAGACGAAAGATGGAAAATATATGTCAGTCGGTGCATTAGAACCCCAATTTTATGATCAACTTATTGCtg gGTTGGGTTTGAATATCGAAGAAACTCCTCAATACggagattttgataaaatgaaaaaaatatttaaacgaaAATTCTCTGAAAAAACTCGAGACGAATGGTGCGCAATATTCGATTCCACTGACGCTTGTGTAGCTCCGGTTCTAACATTAGAAGAAGCGCCACAGCATCCCCATAACGtacaacaaaaaacatttactaAAACCAAAGATTTTTACAGTCCCAATCCTCACCCGAAATTAAACAGAACTCCGGGGGTATCTTTGTCTAATGAACCCTTACCTCAAATTGGGCAACACACCAAAGAGATTCTAATTAATTTGGGTTATTCTAGTGAGAAAATCGAGGAATTAGAAAACGAGGGAGTCGTCAAATGTAATAAACATTCGAAAttgtaa
- the LOC130452606 gene encoding ceramide-1-phosphate transfer protein — MCENVIINVSNRDLNTCTSTFVYSISIMALNGDRFQIRIVKDKFEASLVNEDDVKLAEYLDSFEELNKFFTLMGTVFGFVSKDLKAKIEILKKFHEESKENFSSVRTMIEYEKNNELLNKKGYVSGARTLLRLHRGLDFIRLFLDKLGNLKNEENASSICREAYDQTLSKHHPFIIRKGAQVAIYALPTRAVLLQRVCGDEETIQEAISLLPKTLEITSLVFNRLENLYTIYDLHELP; from the exons ATGTGTGAAAATGTCATTATAAACGTCAGCAATAGGGATTTAAATACGTGTACGTCAACTTTTGTTTACTCAATTTCAATAATGGCACTAAACGGTGATAGATTCCAAATTCGGATAGTAAAAGATAAATTCGAAGCTTCATTAGTTAATGAAGACGATGTAAAATTAGCAGAATACTTAGATAGCTTCGAGGAACTGAACAA ATTTTTTACGTTAATGGGAACGGTATTTGGATTTGTAAGCAAAGATCTGAAAGCTAAAAtcgaaatactaaaaaaattccATGAAGAATCTAAAGAAAACTTTAGTAGTGTTAGAACTATGATTGAATACGAAAAGAACaatgaattattgaataaaaaaggaTACGTTTCTGGTGCTAGGACCTTACTCAGACTACACAGAGGGCTGG ATTTTATTAGGTTATTTTTGGACAAACTAGGAAACCTCAAGAACGAAGAAAATGCGTCTAGTATTTGTAGGGAAGCTTATGATCAAACCTTATCGAAACATCATCcgtttattattagaaaaggTGCGCAAGTAGCCATATATGCTTTACCTACAAGGGCAGTATTACTTCAAAGG gTATGTGGGGATGAAGAAACAATACAAGAAGCGATCTCTTTACTACCAAAAACTTTAGAAATAACTTCACTCGTATTTAACCGACTGGAAAATTTGTATACCATTTATGATCTCCATGAACTTCCctaa